The stretch of DNA CTCCTCCAAAGAAAATATCTTCACTTATGCTCCCACTAGTTCCAGCGGTTTGCAAGTCTGAAATGGCTTCGTCTAACAAACTTTGCAAACTCGCATATACATTTGCTTGACCATCATATTTAGGCGTTGAAATATCATCATTAGCAGCCTCGGTAAAAGGAACATCTCCAAATATATTCGCAGCGGTTCCAACAGCATGAGCCTCTAATACTTTTGATGCCCCATAGAAAAAATCTTTATTAGGCACTTCAATACCACTTCGTAATTCTCTAGCTTGTTTTACAACGCCTTGGTAAATATTACTCCAAGGTCTATTAGAATCCGAATTTATGTATTCATAATTTTGGATAAACCCAAGTCTATCGGCACCAACATAATAGCCAGCAACAACACCTCCAGCTTGACTTAAAATTCCAGCTTGACTTGTAATATCTGCCAGTTGTATTCCTGTAAACAATGCTTCTCCACTTACAGAGGCAACCTTATTTGGGTCTATATCATTTATATCATCAACTATACTTTGACATGCAATAACGCTGAAAAAAAATGTTATAACTAAACTTATTTTAAATAATCTCATAATCAATTTTTTTAGAATGTTATATTTAAATTAAACATATATGACTTTGTAGAAGGATTGGTATAATAATCTAAACCTCTAGAATTGCCAACGCCTGCAAAGTTCTTATCTGGATCATTACCAATGACGTCAGTCCACAACACTAAATTTCTTCCAGTTACACTAAAATTAACAGCTGATAACTTTAATTTATCTAGTATGTTTTGACCTAATGAATACGTTAGTGTTAATTCCCTTAAACGTGTCCAAGTAGCATCTTGCAACCACAGTTCGCTAAACCCTCTATTTCCTGCTCCATTTCCTCTATACCAACTCTCTTCTAAAAGTACTTGTCCAGCCCCAAAATCGTGCAAATTACCTCTTACTATATCTCCAGCAGCATATGCATTACCTCTTACATCTACTACGCCTCCTTCAGGTATTGTTACTTTATTACCAGTTTCTAAACTATGTCCTCGTTGTGAGTTTATTTGCCTAGTAATATCATAAAAATCACCACCCTGTGAATGTTCAAATAATACATTCATAGATAAGTTTTTAAAACCTAAATTGAATCCTATACCACCTGTCCAATCTGGGTTTGGATCACCTATAATATCATACTCAGGTGAACCAACAGGAAAACCATTAGCATCAACTTCTATACTACCATCAGCATTCCTTGGTAATTTTCCTCCAAATAATGCGCCCATTTGATACCCAACAGCGGCTACAGAATCACCTGTTCCAAACCCTGTTAGAGGTTGAACATCTGCTCCTGATAAATCCGTAACTTCATTTTTATTGGTTGCAAAATTCCCATAGGGAGAGAAGGACCAATGGTCATTATCTCTTAATAATTTAGCATCAAACTCAAATTCAAATCCATTATTCTTTATTGCAGCTCCATTGGTATAAAATGAAGTAAAACCACTACTTGCTGACTGATCTAATGTTAATAAAATATCTTCTATATCATTGGAATAATAAGTAAAACTTGTAGATAAAGCATTATCGAAAAAACGTAATTCTAAGCCAGTTTCAATTTCTGTTTTTATTTCTGGTCTTAAATTAGGATTCCCCCTTCTATTATCTAACCTAAAACCACCTCCGTGAGAGATTGAACCCAAAGTTCCTATAAGACCACCATTATACGCAAAATCGCCTTCGTAACTTGTTGAGCTTCTATACATATTAGGTTGGATACCTACTTTCCCCCAACTTAACCTCACTTTAGCAAAACTTATAAAGCTTTCTTCTGGGAAGAAACTGGCATCAGAAAGTTGCCATGCAGCACTTGCGGCTGGATAGAAAAATGGCTCACTTATTGTAGAAGCCGCTTCTACAGTACCTGAAAGATCTATAAACAACTGATTATACAATCCGAAATTTGCTGTAACAAATCCTCTATTAGACCTACGATGACTTATAAAGTTTTCTGAGGTTGTTTCTCTAGAGTTCGTTAAATTATAGATTTCTTGATCGGCTATAAAATCATTACCTATTGCAGTTGTTCTATTAAATTTTCTGTCGTTTATATTCCAACCTAAAACATAAGATGATGTAATATCTTCTGTAAGATCTCTATCATATTTGGCAATGGCATCAAAATTTAATTCTGTTCCTGATAGATTTTCCTGTAACAAACTACCATCTATTCTAAATAGTGGAGGTGTTGTTGTTCTTGCAGATCCTTTTGGAAAAAAATAAGTCCTAGCATCATTATAGGTATCAATTCCTCCTCTTAACTTAACGTTAAGACCTTCAATAGGAAAAAGATCAAGTTCGGCTGAGTAAATATGTCTGTTTACAGTATTTGGCGCTTTTTGTTTATTGGTAGTCCATAATGGATTATTATACCGAGGTCTATTACTTGCGCCAATAGGGTTTCTGTAAGACCTATGACGCCCTGCTATTTCAGCTCCTGAAGCACTTACATAAGTCCCTGTATAATCTGAAATATCAAAATCTGGAGGAGTTCTATAAAAACCTAATAATAAACCTGCTAAATTAGAATTTTGCTGAATCCTATTAGCCCCTATTCTAGAATACTTTCCTTTCAGTTTTAAGCTAACATAATCATTAAACTTTCTAGTAGCACTCAAATTTACAGTGTGTCTTTTATAATCGTTATTTCTAACAACACCTTCATGGTCCGTATTACCTAAACTAAAAAAGATATTTCCTTTATCATTTCCACCACTAATACTTAACGATTGCTCCATTAAAACCCCTGTTTGAAATACTTGATCAAAGTTTTTATCTAGAAATGTTTCTCTTGATCTCTTTCCTCCGTGGGGATCACTCGCGCTTCCTCGGGCAATAGCATAATATGTTCTCCCAGTTTGATCACCAATAAAATGTGCGCCACTGGTATCTACTACATCTTCGCCTCCAGCTCTGTCTGATATTTCATCACCCCAAGCACGTAAAAAATCTTGTCTGTAAATACCAGAAGAACCTGGGCCATACGTTGACTGTAAAAGTTGGGTTTCAGTTACTTCATCAAAAGCCATAGATGTTTTTAAAGACACTCTAAATCCTTTTTTACCCGATTTAGTAGTAATTATAACCACTCCATTTGAGGCTCTCGACCCCCAAAGAGCTGCAGCAGAAGCTCCTTTTAATACTTGTAAGGTTTCAATATCATTTGGATTAATATCATTTAAACGCGATTGTTGTGATGTTCCGTTAGCAGTTGAACTACTTCCTCCTCCATTAGAATTACTATTACTAATGGGAATACCATCTACAATTATTAAAGGCTGCGTATTACCAGAAATGGTATTAGCTCCTCTAATTCTAATATTAGATCCCGACCCTGGGTCTCCAGTACTA from Flavivirga spongiicola encodes:
- a CDS encoding SusC/RagA family TonB-linked outer membrane protein, which produces MKTLIFFFCSVVFSLTPNTILSQNVKVVIDQDKTVSIDEVFKLISNQTDYKFIYQTDLFKDLPKVHITKGSIKLNRLLKKCFSVSNYNFKVLENNSIAISEKPDITIKKNNQKQVTGTITDNNGVPLPGVNVIVKGTSTGTSTDFDGNFSLDIEEGAILVISYLGFKTVEIAVGNQTTINVTLEEDAASLGEVVINALGFAVKTDKLGSAVSSVKAEAMTRSGETSVANAIQGKMSGVNITRSTGDPGSGSNIRIRGANTISGNTQPLIIVDGIPISNSNSNGGGSSSTANGTSQQSRLNDINPNDIETLQVLKGASAAALWGSRASNGVVIITTKSGKKGFRVSLKTSMAFDEVTETQLLQSTYGPGSSGIYRQDFLRAWGDEISDRAGGEDVVDTSGAHFIGDQTGRTYYAIARGSASDPHGGKRSRETFLDKNFDQVFQTGVLMEQSLSISGGNDKGNIFFSLGNTDHEGVVRNNDYKRHTVNLSATRKFNDYVSLKLKGKYSRIGANRIQQNSNLAGLLLGFYRTPPDFDISDYTGTYVSASGAEIAGRHRSYRNPIGASNRPRYNNPLWTTNKQKAPNTVNRHIYSAELDLFPIEGLNVKLRGGIDTYNDARTYFFPKGSARTTTPPLFRIDGSLLQENLSGTELNFDAIAKYDRDLTEDITSSYVLGWNINDRKFNRTTAIGNDFIADQEIYNLTNSRETTSENFISHRRSNRGFVTANFGLYNQLFIDLSGTVEAASTISEPFFYPAASAAWQLSDASFFPEESFISFAKVRLSWGKVGIQPNMYRSSTSYEGDFAYNGGLIGTLGSISHGGGFRLDNRRGNPNLRPEIKTEIETGLELRFFDNALSTSFTYYSNDIEDILLTLDQSASSGFTSFYTNGAAIKNNGFEFEFDAKLLRDNDHWSFSPYGNFATNKNEVTDLSGADVQPLTGFGTGDSVAAVGYQMGALFGGKLPRNADGSIEVDANGFPVGSPEYDIIGDPNPDWTGGIGFNLGFKNLSMNVLFEHSQGGDFYDITRQINSQRGHSLETGNKVTIPEGGVVDVRGNAYAAGDIVRGNLHDFGAGQVLLEESWYRGNGAGNRGFSELWLQDATWTRLRELTLTYSLGQNILDKLKLSAVNFSVTGRNLVLWTDVIGNDPDKNFAGVGNSRGLDYYTNPSTKSYMFNLNITF